A section of the Apostichopus japonicus isolate 1M-3 chromosome 1, ASM3797524v1, whole genome shotgun sequence genome encodes:
- the LOC139967164 gene encoding uncharacterized protein — protein sequence MKSAINEYIEIHPKQTLNTGPNMYTGRKFMLAVDMVIVNDHIQTFESAMIMLFAMFFILNIEYPSEGATLMEFIQRCFVGLNPEKGRKTPKSKKSYPVNPKILALVGNLKEFESDWTV from the exons ATGAAATCTGCCATCAACGAATATATCGAAATACATCCGAAGCAAACCTTGAATACCG gTCCAAACATGTACACTGGAAGAAAGTTTATGTTGGCAGTAGATATGGTTATTGTTAATGACCacattcaaacttttgaaagtgcAATGATCATGCtgtttgcaatgtttttcaTCTTAAACATTGAGTATCCATCTGAAGGTGCAACTTTAATGGAGTTTATCCAGCG CTGCTTTGTTGGATTGAATCCAGAAAAGGGAAGAAAGACCCCCAAATCCAAGAAGAGCTATCCTGTCAAcccaaaaattttggctttggtTGGAAACCTGAAAGAATTTGAGTCAGATTGGACAGTCTAA